Proteins from a single region of Crassaminicella profunda:
- the udk gene encoding uridine kinase: MSKPILIGITGGTGSGKSTIAKAIFESLPQKNIAIIEQDSYYRDQSHLPMEERIHTNYDHPLAFDTELLLKQLHELLNYRPVEKPIYNFEKHTRRKETVRVEPKDIIILEGIMILEDENLRELMDIKIFVDTDADVRIIRRITRDINERGRTLESVIEQYLNTVRPAHLQFIEPSKRYADIIIPEGGYNKVAIDIMVSKVRSIIYEKQNGRELKIL, translated from the coding sequence TTGAGTAAACCAATTTTAATTGGCATTACTGGGGGTACAGGTTCTGGAAAAAGTACTATTGCAAAAGCTATTTTTGAAAGTTTACCACAAAAAAATATTGCTATTATAGAACAGGATTCTTATTATAGAGATCAAAGTCATTTGCCAATGGAAGAAAGAATACATACCAATTATGATCATCCATTGGCCTTTGATACAGAACTTTTACTTAAGCAGCTCCACGAACTTTTAAACTATAGACCTGTAGAAAAGCCTATATATAATTTTGAAAAACATACAAGAAGAAAGGAAACCGTTCGTGTTGAGCCTAAAGATATTATTATATTAGAAGGAATTATGATCTTAGAAGATGAAAATTTGAGAGAATTAATGGATATAAAAATATTTGTAGATACAGATGCGGATGTAAGAATTATTAGAAGAATTACAAGAGATATCAATGAAAGAGGAAGAACCCTTGAATCAGTTATTGAACAATATTTAAATACGGTTCGACCAGCTCACCTTCAGTTTATTGAACCTAGTAAAAGATATGCAGATATTATTATTCCAGAGGGTGGGTATAATAAAGTAGCTATAGACATTATGGTATCAAAAGTAAGATCTATTATTTATGAAAAACAAAATGGTAGAGAATTAAAAATATTATAA